One window of the Sphaerochaeta associata genome contains the following:
- a CDS encoding BMP family ABC transporter substrate-binding protein, with product MKKGIVLLLIVLLVSSFAFAQGTKEAAGSADAPLKVGVIYISPPGDMGYSYMHDQGTIAMEKHFGDKVQVIRMEGIPENESSERVMENLIDEGCKVIFANSYNYQQYMLNVAKRYPNVYFEHCSGYLANDNMSNYFGRMYQMRYLSGMIAAKMSPSGKLGYVGAYNTPEVVRGINAFALGARAINPKATVTVVWTNTWFDPSLERQGAIALLDQGCDVIAQHQDTTEPAKAAIERGKYAIGYNADFRGMIGDDRILVSPMWNWGNYMIPAVQSVLDGTWKSQSYWGGLEDEMIHLSPISPLVPADFVKQVEAKQTEIHDGKWDVFWGALKDNTGAVRQNAGQKMSDEAMLTMDWFVEGVVGRVN from the coding sequence ATGAAAAAAGGTATTGTTCTTCTGTTGATCGTGCTGTTGGTTTCTTCCTTCGCCTTCGCGCAAGGAACAAAAGAAGCTGCCGGTTCGGCAGATGCCCCGCTGAAAGTGGGCGTCATCTACATCAGTCCTCCTGGAGACATGGGCTATTCCTACATGCATGACCAAGGCACCATCGCCATGGAAAAGCATTTTGGAGACAAAGTTCAGGTCATTCGCATGGAGGGAATTCCCGAGAACGAGAGTAGCGAACGGGTTATGGAGAACCTCATCGACGAAGGCTGCAAGGTTATCTTCGCCAATTCCTACAACTATCAGCAGTACATGCTCAACGTTGCAAAGAGATACCCCAATGTCTATTTCGAGCACTGCTCGGGTTATCTCGCAAATGACAACATGTCCAACTACTTCGGCAGGATGTATCAGATGCGCTATCTCTCCGGAATGATTGCCGCCAAGATGTCCCCCTCCGGCAAGCTCGGCTATGTCGGTGCCTACAACACTCCCGAAGTTGTTCGCGGCATCAACGCATTCGCCCTGGGCGCCCGCGCCATCAACCCCAAGGCTACCGTTACTGTTGTTTGGACAAACACTTGGTTCGATCCTTCCCTGGAGAGACAAGGTGCCATCGCCCTGCTCGATCAGGGTTGCGACGTCATCGCACAGCATCAGGATACCACCGAGCCTGCCAAGGCCGCCATCGAGAGAGGCAAGTACGCCATCGGTTACAATGCCGACTTCCGCGGCATGATCGGCGACGACCGCATTCTCGTATCCCCGATGTGGAACTGGGGCAACTACATGATTCCTGCTGTCCAGAGCGTGTTGGATGGAACCTGGAAGAGCCAGAGCTATTGGGGTGGACTTGAGGACGAGATGATTCATCTCTCCCCGATTTCCCCGCTCGTACCCGCTGACTTCGTCAAGCAGGTTGAAGCCAAGCAGACTGAAATTCACGACGGCAAGTGGGATGTATTCTGGGGAGCCTTGAAGGACAACACCGGTGCTGTCCGCCAGAATGCCGGCCAGAAGATGAGCGATGAAGCCATGCTGACCATGGATTGGTTCGTAGAAGGCGTCGTCGGAAGAGTCAACTAA
- the ybaK gene encoding Cys-tRNA(Pro) deacylase, with protein MKKTNAMRILESLGIEYEVLSYEWDEEHLDAVHASQTAGLLPQQVFKTIVMQDTDKAVFVFCLPADFSVSLKKARALTGSRDLDLIKLSQLQDLTGYIRGGCSPLGMKKHYPTYIEELAQLEEHIYVSAGQRGLQLKIKPADLVHAANAAFADFT; from the coding sequence ATGAAGAAGACCAATGCCATGAGAATCCTGGAAAGCCTGGGAATTGAGTATGAGGTGCTCTCCTATGAGTGGGATGAGGAGCACTTGGATGCTGTACATGCCAGCCAGACGGCCGGATTGCTCCCCCAGCAGGTTTTCAAGACCATTGTCATGCAGGATACGGACAAGGCTGTCTTTGTATTTTGCCTGCCCGCCGACTTCAGTGTCAGCTTGAAAAAAGCTCGCGCCCTTACCGGCAGCAGGGACCTGGACTTGATCAAACTCAGTCAGCTGCAGGATCTCACCGGTTATATCAGGGGTGGCTGTTCACCGCTTGGGATGAAGAAGCACTACCCTACCTACATTGAGGAGCTCGCACAGCTGGAAGAGCATATATATGTCAGTGCAGGCCAACGAGGCCTGCAACTGAAGATCAAACCTGCAGATTTAGTGCATGCGGCGAACGCTGCATTTGCCGACTTCACCTGA
- a CDS encoding RidA family protein, with product MMFQLKKTQVNTDKAPAAIGPYSQAVIAGPFVFTSGQLPVDPTTNELVGGDAANQARQVFENLKAVLAAAGTDLSKVVKATVFLKNMDDFAAVNQVYASYFGEGILPARSAVQVAKLPKDVAVEIEMIALA from the coding sequence ATGATGTTTCAACTGAAAAAGACGCAAGTCAATACTGATAAGGCACCTGCAGCAATCGGCCCGTACAGTCAGGCGGTCATAGCCGGCCCGTTTGTTTTCACCAGCGGTCAGCTGCCTGTCGATCCCACGACCAACGAGCTTGTCGGCGGGGATGCGGCCAATCAGGCCAGGCAGGTATTCGAGAACCTCAAGGCAGTACTTGCTGCGGCGGGAACCGACCTGTCCAAGGTGGTTAAAGCTACCGTGTTCCTGAAAAACATGGATGATTTTGCCGCCGTCAACCAAGTCTATGCTTCTTATTTTGGTGAAGGAATACTCCCAGCTCGATCTGCCGTTCAGGTAGCAAAGCTGCCCAAGGATGTTGCAGTTGAGATTGAGATGATAGCCCTAGCCTGA
- a CDS encoding ABC transporter permease, which produces MRFSLEKRDNRSKKMTILVPIVSLLVSFILGAIVLSISNANPARTYVAMLKGAFGSQTKIQYTIAKSIPLLLCGLAVGIAFRLKFWNIGAEGQYISGVIGITWVMQFWTFLPTYLLLPVGMVVGILFGAMWGGIPGVLKAQWSVDETLTTLMMNYIIIGYAEYLYINAWKAPRGNMGTVLYPEAAWLPRIWGRVHAGVYFALILVVILWFVLYKTRWGFELNMIGKNQRAARCQGVSIKRNIILAMLVSGGIAGLAGVIDSAAVTHQLTKGVNSGYGFTGIIIAWMSGLNPFVSILVAVIMAALETGSDALQIMKLPSAMGEVMQGLILIPLLAGSIFAEYRLVIHAKHKEAVV; this is translated from the coding sequence ATGAGATTCAGCCTTGAAAAGCGGGATAACCGCTCCAAGAAAATGACCATCCTCGTGCCTATTGTCAGCCTGCTCGTCTCCTTTATACTCGGGGCGATCGTCCTGTCCATCTCCAATGCAAATCCGGCGAGAACCTACGTAGCCATGCTCAAGGGAGCTTTCGGCAGCCAGACAAAAATACAGTACACGATCGCAAAATCGATTCCGTTGCTGCTGTGCGGCCTTGCAGTGGGTATTGCATTCCGTCTCAAATTCTGGAACATCGGAGCTGAAGGCCAATACATCAGCGGTGTAATCGGCATCACGTGGGTCATGCAATTCTGGACCTTCCTTCCCACCTATCTCCTGTTGCCCGTAGGCATGGTTGTAGGTATTCTCTTTGGCGCTATGTGGGGAGGCATTCCAGGGGTCTTGAAAGCACAGTGGAGCGTCGACGAGACACTTACTACGCTGATGATGAACTACATCATCATCGGATATGCCGAGTACCTGTATATCAATGCTTGGAAAGCACCCCGTGGAAACATGGGAACGGTCCTGTATCCCGAAGCGGCTTGGTTGCCGAGAATCTGGGGAAGAGTGCACGCCGGGGTCTACTTCGCCTTGATTCTTGTCGTCATTCTCTGGTTCGTGCTGTATAAGACACGATGGGGTTTTGAACTCAATATGATCGGCAAGAACCAACGGGCCGCCCGTTGTCAGGGTGTTTCCATCAAACGGAACATCATCCTGGCCATGCTGGTCAGCGGAGGCATTGCAGGCCTTGCCGGGGTCATCGACAGCGCTGCGGTGACACACCAGCTTACCAAGGGTGTCAACAGCGGGTATGGCTTCACCGGCATCATCATTGCATGGATGAGCGGACTCAATCCCTTTGTCTCCATCCTCGTAGCCGTCATCATGGCGGCCCTTGAAACGGGATCGGATGCACTTCAGATTATGAAGCTGCCCTCTGCGATGGGTGAAGTGATGCAGGGTTTGATTCTCATTCCATTGCTCGCCGGCAGTATTTTTGCAGAATATCGACTGGTGATCCATGCAAAGCACAAGGAGGCTGTCGTATGA
- a CDS encoding flavodoxin family protein codes for MQMMMVYSSPRTQGNSTTLAKAFAQAGQSTYTINEVYLQNEELQSCRACKWCKTHFRCLLEDGMNALCASFKESEAICFATPVYWWGVSAQLKLFIDRLYQLRMEDFKGKELYVIACGEDTLDGVQYRLIREQFEQICEYTGMKFAGYLPVCAGDDNPVSENENALHQARTLITKA; via the coding sequence ATGCAGATGATGATGGTCTATTCCAGCCCTAGAACCCAGGGAAACAGTACTACATTGGCGAAGGCCTTCGCCCAAGCAGGCCAAAGTACATACACCATCAATGAGGTGTACCTTCAGAATGAAGAGCTCCAATCCTGTCGGGCGTGCAAATGGTGCAAGACCCATTTTCGATGCTTGCTCGAGGATGGTATGAATGCATTGTGCGCTTCTTTCAAGGAGAGTGAAGCAATATGCTTTGCAACACCGGTATATTGGTGGGGGGTCTCAGCACAGCTGAAACTATTCATCGATAGGCTGTACCAACTGAGAATGGAGGATTTCAAGGGTAAAGAACTCTATGTCATAGCCTGTGGTGAAGACACCCTCGACGGAGTACAATATCGACTGATCAGGGAGCAATTTGAACAAATCTGCGAATATACGGGCATGAAATTTGCCGGATATCTGCCGGTTTGCGCCGGCGACGACAATCCAGTAAGTGAGAATGAAAATGCTTTACACCAAGCACGAACTCTCATTACAAAAGCGTAA
- a CDS encoding polysaccharide biosynthesis/export family protein gives MKKSRTPVLILVLLLFVCIAGLQAQDAGLVIRSPLFGPVQKEATEQETLQIQSYAQQLGLVETSDQLDATQRVLSAISNSNYPVTPGDTFRLVYLDGMKTVTLDLQADDQASVAIPGLGIIDGKGLTFQELRKNILSMVQTYHSFSNPQVVFTGTGSFTVSVVGEVVGTRVVPAWGLSRLSEVVQSASSYASTREVEITSVDGTTKKYDLYRALKKGELSEDPLLKSGDIVRLTRARKMISLGGNVYQRGTYQLLEQDTLSSLVSSYGGGVLGGSDVQNIRLQRYNSTTGIWDVHYVDLVKEPSFALQHLDQVIVDTLVPSMQSVTIEGAVATTEAFDTLSSTALVGYTSGRIFYQFYPGETLRHMLSTISPRLMTVSDLDGAYLLRSGEKIPIKAQQILYGTNDQASMRLQSGDTFLIPFNQRLVTVSGAVVRSGVFAYVPDKGINYYIALAGGLSDDATYPTSISVYGPDGRKVDSGLPIQPESTITVAKNSFVRDIAPTVAVIGLVSSILGIVATVVNIILDARTL, from the coding sequence ATGAAGAAAAGTAGAACGCCGGTTTTGATTCTCGTACTGTTGCTATTCGTGTGTATCGCCGGTCTTCAGGCACAAGATGCCGGGCTGGTCATACGCTCTCCTCTTTTTGGTCCTGTGCAGAAAGAGGCAACCGAGCAGGAAACGCTTCAAATACAAAGCTATGCCCAGCAGCTTGGGCTTGTTGAAACGAGCGATCAGTTGGATGCGACCCAGCGTGTTCTCAGTGCCATCAGCAACTCCAATTATCCGGTAACACCCGGTGACACCTTCCGACTTGTCTATTTGGATGGGATGAAGACGGTCACCCTGGATTTGCAGGCAGACGATCAGGCCTCGGTTGCAATCCCCGGGTTGGGTATCATCGACGGCAAGGGGCTTACCTTCCAGGAGCTCAGAAAAAACATTCTCTCGATGGTGCAGACCTACCACAGTTTCTCCAACCCCCAGGTGGTGTTCACCGGTACCGGATCGTTCACCGTTTCCGTAGTGGGGGAGGTTGTAGGAACGAGGGTTGTTCCTGCCTGGGGCCTTTCCAGACTTTCCGAAGTGGTTCAGAGCGCCAGCTCCTATGCCTCCACGCGTGAAGTGGAAATAACCTCGGTTGATGGAACGACCAAGAAATATGATTTGTACAGAGCGTTGAAAAAAGGTGAACTGTCTGAAGACCCGCTGCTTAAGAGCGGTGATATCGTGAGGCTTACGCGTGCCCGTAAGATGATAAGCCTTGGTGGAAACGTCTACCAAAGAGGGACCTATCAGCTGCTCGAACAAGATACACTCTCCTCTCTTGTATCCTCCTATGGCGGAGGGGTTCTCGGTGGCTCTGATGTTCAAAACATCCGCTTGCAACGATACAACAGCACAACGGGGATTTGGGATGTTCACTACGTCGATCTGGTGAAGGAGCCGTCGTTTGCACTGCAGCACTTGGACCAAGTGATCGTCGATACGCTGGTACCCAGTATGCAGAGTGTGACGATCGAGGGTGCGGTTGCCACCACTGAAGCGTTCGACACACTCAGTTCCACTGCGTTAGTCGGGTACACGTCAGGCAGGATTTTCTACCAGTTCTATCCAGGGGAAACCCTCAGGCATATGCTGTCAACCATATCCCCGCGACTGATGACCGTAAGTGATCTCGATGGCGCCTACCTGCTCAGAAGCGGAGAGAAAATTCCGATCAAGGCCCAACAGATACTCTATGGAACGAACGACCAGGCTTCGATGCGCCTGCAAAGCGGAGATACCTTCCTCATTCCCTTCAACCAGCGGCTTGTGACAGTCAGCGGCGCGGTTGTGCGCTCGGGAGTGTTTGCCTATGTTCCCGACAAGGGTATCAATTACTATATTGCGCTTGCCGGCGGCCTGAGTGACGACGCAACCTATCCTACTTCAATCAGTGTATATGGTCCCGACGGCAGGAAGGTGGATTCTGGATTGCCGATCCAGCCCGAGTCGACCATCACGGTTGCAAAAAATTCATTTGTACGGGATATTGCCCCGACTGTAGCCGTAATCGGCTTGGTCAGTTCCATTCTTGGCATCGTTGCCACAGTCGTCAACATCATTCTCGATGCCAGGACCCTGTAG
- a CDS encoding ABC transporter ATP-binding protein, with product MSEFNTDETPVVRMVNITKHFPGVLANDQVSLTLHKGEVLALLGENGAGKSTLMNMLVGLYRPDSGEIYVKENLVEINSPQDSMALGIGMIHQEFMLVGNMSVAENIILGMKDLPFIPPMAEIKAKITELSKRYGLQVYPDKIIQDLSVGEQQRVEILKLLYRGADILILDEPTAVLTPGESRDLNEILKKMLAEGKSAIFITHKMDEVMEFSHTVQVLRRGKCVSTCPTKSIKRVQDLANMMVGRDILFSLDRGPYKPGDVMVEAKNVVVLPVGGGKPVLDHVSFSIRGGEIFGIAGVAGNGQQQLTEAITGLLRVNEGSIYLNGKDMTNKTPLQVIKSGVSHIPADRGRMGVVGDMSVGDNLSMKKYRTDELSSHSVIKRNWVRKFADHLIEVFTIKTPNQDTSVKFLSGGNIQKTILAREIDSCGGILIAVYPSRGLDVGATEAVRQNIIKQRDKGNAVLLVSEELEELLMVADRIAVMFEGRIMDIVNAADATTEELGMLMAGVDRRDI from the coding sequence ATGAGTGAATTCAACACCGACGAAACGCCCGTCGTGCGTATGGTCAACATTACCAAACACTTTCCCGGGGTCCTTGCGAACGACCAGGTGAGTCTGACCTTGCACAAGGGAGAAGTTCTTGCCTTGCTTGGTGAGAACGGAGCCGGCAAAAGCACCCTGATGAACATGCTGGTCGGCTTGTATCGGCCGGACAGTGGAGAAATCTACGTCAAGGAAAACCTGGTCGAGATCAACTCCCCCCAAGACTCCATGGCTTTGGGTATCGGCATGATCCACCAGGAGTTCATGCTGGTGGGCAACATGAGTGTTGCCGAGAACATCATCCTGGGAATGAAGGATCTTCCATTCATTCCTCCAATGGCAGAGATAAAAGCGAAAATAACCGAATTGAGCAAACGTTACGGTTTGCAGGTTTATCCCGATAAAATCATCCAGGATCTCTCGGTGGGAGAACAGCAGCGCGTTGAAATTCTCAAGCTGTTGTATCGCGGAGCCGATATTCTCATTCTCGACGAACCGACGGCTGTCCTCACCCCCGGCGAATCCCGGGATTTGAACGAGATTCTGAAGAAGATGTTGGCTGAAGGCAAGAGTGCCATTTTCATCACCCACAAGATGGATGAGGTCATGGAGTTCAGCCACACTGTACAAGTCCTGAGAAGGGGTAAATGTGTTTCAACCTGCCCCACCAAATCGATCAAGCGGGTACAAGACCTTGCCAACATGATGGTAGGCCGCGATATCCTTTTCTCTTTGGATCGCGGTCCCTATAAGCCCGGCGATGTCATGGTGGAAGCCAAGAACGTGGTTGTACTACCGGTCGGCGGAGGGAAACCCGTGCTCGACCATGTCAGTTTCTCCATCCGGGGTGGAGAGATTTTCGGCATTGCCGGTGTTGCAGGCAACGGCCAGCAGCAGCTGACCGAAGCCATCACAGGGCTGTTGAGGGTAAATGAGGGTTCCATTTACCTCAATGGGAAGGATATGACCAACAAGACCCCGCTGCAGGTCATTAAAAGCGGTGTCAGTCACATTCCAGCCGACCGCGGACGTATGGGTGTGGTCGGTGATATGAGTGTCGGTGACAACCTCTCCATGAAGAAATACCGCACCGACGAGCTGTCCAGCCATAGTGTGATAAAGCGGAATTGGGTCCGCAAGTTTGCAGACCACCTCATCGAGGTATTCACCATCAAGACACCGAACCAGGATACCTCGGTCAAGTTCCTCAGCGGAGGCAACATCCAAAAGACCATCCTCGCCCGTGAGATTGATTCCTGCGGTGGAATTTTAATCGCAGTGTATCCATCGCGGGGGCTCGATGTCGGGGCCACCGAGGCGGTTAGGCAGAATATCATCAAGCAGAGAGACAAGGGAAACGCTGTGCTGCTGGTCAGCGAGGAGCTCGAGGAACTCTTGATGGTGGCAGACAGAATTGCAGTCATGTTTGAAGGAAGAATTATGGACATTGTGAATGCAGCGGATGCAACAACTGAGGAGCTTGGCATGTTGATGGCTGGCGTTGACAGGAGGGATATATGA
- a CDS encoding ice-binding family protein, which yields MKKKVTGTVVSLLLVLLVALVFTNCNMNNAPIPNSSLTIKFTPDAQARTITPDTLNLTVNTYDISGTGPNGAVFSKLGITTSSYEVLDLVPGEWSVTAKGKNADGIVIVQSSATSVTLNSETSTLSLTLLPLLGTGTFNLDLSWPADLIDTPVISATLTPDVGEAIPLTFVISGTTASLAPLTLERGYYELSVKLIDSSFDQYLVWSKVEEVLIFADATSSKNWTLVEADMNTPTPIDLGLVLIVDTKSPIQMALSGVLALLAYDTSMTVTASGTPVPTSWKWFLDGDVLVGETASSVTIGIGLAENTLHTLTVIGRNGDIAGSTDATFRIGEAPVMIDPIDLLSAGSYVILAQSAISGNAGTNVVGDIGVSPVTSAAITGFDLVLDSLGTFSTSGLVTGSVYASDYAEPTTANLSQAVLDANAAYEAANSRVDANVVADLPIEIGGMTLVPGLYAWTSAVSISTTLTLDGSASAVWIFQIDGSLTQAASIEVLLSGGALPQNIFWQVGGGVGLGANAHMEGVILSGTGIALGAGASVDGRLFAKTAVTLDGSTVTQPLL from the coding sequence ATGAAAAAAAAAGTAACCGGTACTGTAGTAAGTTTACTACTCGTACTCCTGGTTGCACTGGTCTTCACCAATTGCAACATGAACAACGCCCCAATTCCAAATTCGAGTCTGACAATCAAGTTCACACCGGATGCACAAGCCCGAACAATAACACCCGACACCCTGAATCTTACTGTCAATACATATGATATCAGCGGAACAGGGCCAAATGGTGCGGTTTTCTCAAAACTAGGAATCACTACAAGTTCCTATGAAGTGTTGGATCTCGTCCCAGGGGAATGGTCTGTCACGGCAAAGGGAAAAAATGCTGACGGAATTGTGATTGTCCAATCCAGCGCAACTTCAGTTACATTGAACAGCGAGACAAGCACCCTTTCGCTCACCCTGTTGCCCCTGCTTGGAACAGGAACCTTCAATCTCGACCTTTCATGGCCGGCGGATTTGATAGATACACCTGTAATCAGTGCAACGCTAACTCCAGATGTCGGAGAGGCCATTCCTCTTACGTTTGTCATCTCGGGAACTACAGCCTCGCTTGCTCCCTTGACCCTCGAACGCGGGTATTATGAACTCAGTGTAAAACTCATCGATTCCTCGTTCGATCAGTATCTTGTATGGTCAAAGGTTGAAGAAGTTCTCATATTTGCGGATGCAACAAGCAGTAAAAACTGGACTCTCGTTGAAGCGGATATGAATACTCCTACTCCAATTGATTTGGGATTAGTTCTTATAGTAGATACCAAGTCTCCCATCCAAATGGCGCTCTCTGGGGTACTCGCTCTCCTAGCCTACGACACATCGATGACGGTAACCGCATCAGGAACTCCTGTTCCAACCTCGTGGAAATGGTTTCTGGATGGAGATGTGCTAGTTGGAGAAACAGCTTCTTCGGTGACAATAGGCATCGGTCTGGCTGAGAATACACTCCACACCTTGACGGTCATCGGAAGGAATGGTGATATCGCCGGTTCAACTGATGCGACATTTCGCATAGGGGAAGCGCCTGTCATGATCGATCCTATCGATTTGTTGTCGGCAGGCTCGTATGTCATTCTGGCACAGTCAGCTATCTCAGGTAATGCGGGAACCAATGTTGTCGGTGATATCGGCGTAAGCCCGGTGACTTCGGCAGCAATAACCGGATTCGACCTCGTACTCGATTCGTTGGGAACTTTCTCGACCTCGGGTCTCGTAACGGGTTCAGTCTATGCTTCCGATTATGCTGAGCCGACTACAGCGAACCTTTCCCAGGCGGTTCTGGATGCAAATGCAGCCTACGAGGCAGCCAATTCCAGAGTCGATGCCAATGTGGTTGCTGATCTGCCTATAGAAATTGGTGGTATGACCTTGGTCCCCGGCCTCTATGCATGGACTTCGGCAGTATCCATCAGTACCACACTGACGCTTGATGGCTCAGCTTCTGCGGTTTGGATATTCCAGATTGATGGATCGCTGACACAAGCTGCAAGCATTGAGGTGCTTCTATCCGGTGGTGCATTGCCACAGAACATTTTCTGGCAGGTTGGTGGTGGCGTCGGCTTGGGAGCCAATGCCCACATGGAAGGTGTAATCCTATCGGGAACCGGTATTGCCCTTGGTGCAGGAGCCTCTGTTGATGGCCGCCTGTTCGCCAAGACAGCGGTAACCTTGGATGGCTCAACGGTGACACAGCCTTTGTTGTAG
- the gcvT gene encoding glycine cleavage system aminomethyltransferase GcvT, translating to MKRTPLYERYSTYSDVKLIDFGGWELPVQFATGILAEHEAVRTKAGLFDVSHMGECLVSGDDADSYLDYLCTNSISDMTVGQCRYTLMCYPNGTVVDDLLIYRRTDTSFLVVMNASNTEKDLSWITHDNPHAHFCPQVVDLSASTVQLALQGPSAERILSTLVPDCTTIKSFTFRSQCEVGEVMALISRTGYTGEDGFELYCAADDGPLLWDILLEAGRDFGLIPCGLGSRDTLRMEAKLPLYGHEISDTITPLEANLGVFVKLDKMDFCGKEALAKQQEEGIPRTLRGIEMLDKAVPRSGYRVLLEGHDIGYVTSGNKSPSLGIFCAYVLIDRATSLKFGDVVEVEIHGQRKRAKLVRTPFYKRGMKNEQP from the coding sequence ATGAAACGCACACCCTTGTATGAGCGATACAGTACCTATTCGGATGTCAAGCTGATTGACTTCGGAGGATGGGAACTGCCGGTACAATTTGCAACCGGCATTCTTGCAGAACACGAAGCTGTTCGTACCAAAGCAGGTCTCTTTGATGTCTCGCACATGGGAGAGTGTCTGGTCAGTGGCGATGACGCCGACTCTTACCTCGACTACTTGTGCACCAATTCGATCAGTGACATGACCGTAGGACAGTGCCGCTATACGTTGATGTGCTATCCCAACGGGACGGTGGTTGACGACCTGCTCATCTATCGCCGTACCGATACCTCCTTTCTGGTAGTGATGAATGCCTCCAATACGGAAAAGGACTTGTCGTGGATTACCCATGACAACCCCCATGCCCATTTCTGCCCTCAGGTGGTCGACCTCTCTGCATCCACGGTTCAGCTGGCGCTGCAGGGGCCATCGGCTGAGCGGATTCTCAGCACCTTGGTGCCTGATTGCACCACGATCAAGAGCTTTACCTTCAGAAGTCAGTGTGAAGTCGGTGAGGTGATGGCTCTCATCAGTCGAACCGGATATACCGGTGAGGATGGTTTTGAGCTCTATTGTGCAGCCGATGATGGACCGCTGCTTTGGGACATCCTGCTTGAAGCTGGAAGAGACTTCGGACTTATTCCTTGCGGACTGGGCAGCCGGGACACGTTGCGCATGGAAGCAAAGCTTCCCCTGTATGGGCATGAGATCAGTGATACCATCACACCCCTTGAAGCGAACCTCGGTGTCTTTGTTAAGCTTGATAAGATGGATTTCTGCGGGAAAGAGGCTTTGGCCAAACAGCAGGAAGAGGGTATACCCCGAACGCTTCGTGGTATTGAGATGCTCGACAAGGCAGTCCCCCGCAGCGGGTATCGGGTACTTCTCGAAGGGCATGATATCGGATATGTCACCAGCGGAAACAAGAGCCCCAGCTTGGGCATTTTTTGTGCCTATGTGCTCATCGACCGGGCAACCAGCCTGAAGTTTGGCGATGTCGTGGAAGTTGAGATTCATGGACAGCGCAAACGGGCGAAGTTGGTACGGACCCCGTTTTATAAACGAGGGATGAAGAACGAACAACCTTGA
- a CDS encoding ABC transporter permease: MNFLDFFTRLLAATLAMGTSLTYATLGEVYTEKTGILNLGMEGTMLMGALAGFATAYNTGNLYIALVVAMVVGAMLSLIHAFLCITMRANQVVAGLAITMFGTGLANFLGQRLGPATNNFNLTGMNLASKFDNIAIPGLSQIPIIGALFDVSILTYALYFLLPFAWFFLYKTKHGMVVRAVGENPRTAAAMGISVSKIRYLYTTIGGMFAGLGGACLSLSFIPSWNEGMTGGKGWIVIALVIFSAWNPGRVVIGTLVFGGITSLQFSLQAAGFKMVIPAQFLGFSPYLITLLVLTAMTIINQKKRGSFASPTALGTSFAIDDK; the protein is encoded by the coding sequence ATGAACTTCCTGGACTTTTTTACCCGACTGCTGGCAGCAACGCTCGCTATGGGTACTTCGCTCACCTATGCAACCTTGGGTGAGGTATACACCGAAAAAACCGGTATTCTCAACCTGGGTATGGAAGGTACCATGCTCATGGGAGCTTTGGCCGGTTTTGCTACAGCTTACAATACAGGCAACCTCTACATTGCGTTGGTGGTCGCCATGGTCGTAGGAGCCATGCTCTCCCTGATTCACGCATTTTTGTGCATCACCATGCGTGCAAACCAGGTAGTAGCAGGCTTGGCCATCACCATGTTCGGTACCGGTCTGGCAAACTTCCTTGGGCAAAGACTGGGACCGGCAACGAACAATTTCAACCTCACCGGTATGAATCTTGCCTCCAAATTCGACAATATTGCCATTCCGGGCCTCAGCCAGATTCCGATCATCGGGGCTCTCTTCGATGTTTCCATCCTTACCTATGCTCTGTACTTCCTCTTGCCGTTCGCCTGGTTCTTCCTCTATAAGACCAAGCACGGCATGGTTGTTCGTGCAGTAGGAGAGAATCCGAGAACAGCTGCCGCCATGGGTATTTCGGTATCGAAGATCCGTTACCTCTATACTACCATCGGCGGTATGTTCGCCGGCTTGGGCGGGGCATGCCTGTCGCTCAGTTTCATCCCCAGCTGGAATGAGGGCATGACAGGCGGAAAGGGCTGGATCGTCATCGCACTAGTGATTTTCTCGGCATGGAATCCCGGTCGTGTGGTAATCGGAACCTTGGTGTTCGGTGGTATCACCAGCTTGCAGTTCAGCCTCCAGGCGGCTGGATTCAAGATGGTTATTCCCGCCCAATTCCTTGGTTTCTCACCCTATCTGATCACCCTTTTGGTACTCACCGCCATGACCATCATCAACCAAAAGAAACGAGGCTCCTTCGCATCCCCTACTGCGTTGGGCACTTCTTTTGCAATCGATGACAAATAA